Genomic segment of uncultured Desulfobacter sp.:
CCATTACTATTTTCCATTAAAGGCACTAAAGCACATAACAAGTGTTTCAACGGGACACCATAACCGCGCTTCCGCGCGGTTATGGTGTCCCGTTGAGCGCAGCGTTACATTTACATTATTTTCGTTACTGGTCGAAGATCCACAGGAATCAATTTTATAGACTTATGTGTCGCTTGTGAATTACTGACTATTTTTCGTTTTCAATACTGTCATCCAAGACCTGTCGTACCTTTTTGGCCAGTTCAGTTTTATTCAATGGTTTCATTAGAAAAGCTTTTACGCCCATTTTAGCAGCTTCAGTTTCAGAAATCCGGGAACTGTAACCAGTGCATATTATCGTAGGCATATCCGGTTTTATAATCAAAATTTCAGCAATCAGTTGGTCTCCCGGCATTTTTGGCATTGCCATATCCGAAATTATGAGATCGAATCGATTGGGTTCGGATTTTACCATATCGAGGGCTTCAACTGGATTAGTTATTGAAAACGCTTCATAACCTAACGCCTGCAAGTGCCGTTTTCCAAGTTTTGCTATTGAGGGTTCATCATCTATATAAAGGATACTTTCACCTCTTCCTGGCAGAGTGTTTTTTTGCTTTGATTCTGTCTCTACAGGTCCATCATGTGCTGGTATCAGGATAGTAAATGTGGTTCCTTGGCCTTTTTTACTATCACATGTGATTGACCCATTATGATTTTCAACGATTCCATGGACCACGGATAACCCAAGACCACTTCCTTCGTTGACATCTTTTGTCGTGAAATAGGGCTCGAATATTTTTTCAAGTATTTCTTTATCCATACCACTTCCATTGTCCCTTACCAACAGTCTGACATATTTTCCTGGTGCCAATTCATTCTTCGAAAATCCAGTCATATGGTCTATAACTGTATTGGAAAGCTCAATATCAATCCTTCCACCGGAAATGGGTAGCGCATAAACAGCATTATTGACAAGGTTGATCAGGATTTGATTGACTTGGGTCGCATCACCAAAAACAGGAAAACAATCAGGGGAAAAACTATCCCTGATTTCTATATTTGTTGGTGTTGTTGATCTAATGAGTCTCAAGGATTCTTTTACAACCGACCTAATATTTATAGCCTTTTTAATAGAATCATCCTGCCTACTGAATGTCAGGAGGTGTTTTACAATATCCCTTGCTCTAAGACCTGCCAATCGGATCTCATCAGCACATTCTCTTGAAAGACTCCATTCCGGCAGGTCTTCCATAATAAGCTCATTGTTTCCAATAATGATGCTTAAGATATTATTGAATTCATGGGCAATACCTCCCGCAAGAGTACCAATAGATTCCATTTTGTGTGTTTGTCGTTGTTGCTCTTCCATCCTTTTCCGATCGGTGATGTCATGGATTATGGAAAAGAGTAGAGTTCTGCCCTTATATGTGATCGGGCCAGAATGGACTTCAACATCCCTCATTTCTCCTGACGCAAGTTTATGCTTAAAAATAAAGTGGTTACGATTACTTAATTTTGCTTTCTGCATTTCAGCGTTGATTTCTTCAGGCGAAAGAATATTGATATCCGTAATTTTCATTTTTCGAAATTGGTTATGATCATAACCATAAAAGTTCGACGCACCCGAATTGTTATCAACTATATCTCCATTTTTTGGATCAATCAAAAGTTTGATGGCAGTATTATCTTCAAACATTTGCCGATACTTATCTTCACTTTCTTTTAGTGCCTGTTCAATACGTTTGCGCTCTGCAGTTTCAGCCCTAAGACGGTTTATGGCATCAGCCAAGTCATCGGCCTCTTTTTTTACAATTGCCTGGTGTTGAAACGCGAGTTTATCCCGAGAATGGCTTTTCTGCAACTTGATGTGTTTTTCGCAAAATCCAATTCTTTTCTTATCCAATTGGATGGTAATAAAAGTGTTATCTTGATATCTGTCAGAAAACCAACTGCTTAAGTTTTTTCGGAATTCATTTTCCATTAAATTTATTTTGGCATTCGCTCCCCATTTGTGGTAGCACGTATAAGCCTGTTGCCAATATATCTGGGCAAGATATCCATTCTGCCGAACTGACCAAAAATGACAGGCCCTTTCATTGGCCAATCCTTCCCACTGCACAAACTCGTTTTGATTCGCAGCCTCAATAGCGTGGTCATATAATAAAATTGCCTCTGCTTGTTGGTTTTCAATTCGTTTTATTTCAGCCTGGATTAATAAGTATTTATGCGAATAATTTTCAGAGCAATTCTCATTCCATAATTGTAGCTTGTCGCGGATACCGTATAATTCACTTTTCCATTTAGCTTGGGTTTGAGTATCGGCATCCTCGTAAAGTGCCGTTAAAATCAGAAACTTTATACACAGATGCTCAGGCCATGGAAGCAAACCCTGTGAACCGACTGTATAGATTAGCTGTTCGGCTTCATCAGAAAGTGTCAGTGCGTGCCGGTGATTGCCAAGTAACACGTGATAAAAGGTTTTAAGGATGTAGTAAATACAGAGAACCTGAATGTTCTTATTTTCTTTTACTTGTTTAAGGTATTGAACGTCATCAATTTTACCATCTTCAGAAACCACATGGATTTCGGCAAGCGCCTCAAAGGTACTAAGTCCACCTTCAAGCAAATCGGTAGCCCAATGATTCAACCGTGTTTTACTGAAAACCAGGGACTGTTTTGTGTCTTGAATCAGTTGGGGAAGATGCATTCCCTGGAAAAAACAACAATACATGTTATGCCCGAAAGCGTATGCAGCATACTGGAGGTTGCCGTATTGTTTGCCAATTTCGTAGGCTTTTTGGTAATCTTGACTTGCATCTTTTAAGTGGCTGAACCAATGTCGTGTTGAACTGCCGATCATAAGATAGAAAACACTTTGATCTGAAGGTGATTCGAATCTTGACGTCATTATTCGCTCAGCCAATTCTTCAAACTGGCGTGCAGCAGTATCGGTGTGTGTCAAGCAAGTTGTCGCCTTTTTTTCAAACGAAGTCCCAAGCTATACCGTGCCATACTCAAACGGT
This window contains:
- a CDS encoding ATP-binding protein, which produces MTHTDTAARQFEELAERIMTSRFESPSDQSVFYLMIGSSTRHWFSHLKDASQDYQKAYEIGKQYGNLQYAAYAFGHNMYCCFFQGMHLPQLIQDTKQSLVFSKTRLNHWATDLLEGGLSTFEALAEIHVVSEDGKIDDVQYLKQVKENKNIQVLCIYYILKTFYHVLLGNHRHALTLSDEAEQLIYTVGSQGLLPWPEHLCIKFLILTALYEDADTQTQAKWKSELYGIRDKLQLWNENCSENYSHKYLLIQAEIKRIENQQAEAILLYDHAIEAANQNEFVQWEGLANERACHFWSVRQNGYLAQIYWQQAYTCYHKWGANAKINLMENEFRKNLSSWFSDRYQDNTFITIQLDKKRIGFCEKHIKLQKSHSRDKLAFQHQAIVKKEADDLADAINRLRAETAERKRIEQALKESEDKYRQMFEDNTAIKLLIDPKNGDIVDNNSGASNFYGYDHNQFRKMKITDINILSPEEINAEMQKAKLSNRNHFIFKHKLASGEMRDVEVHSGPITYKGRTLLFSIIHDITDRKRMEEQQRQTHKMESIGTLAGGIAHEFNNILSIIIGNNELIMEDLPEWSLSRECADEIRLAGLRARDIVKHLLTFSRQDDSIKKAINIRSVVKESLRLIRSTTPTNIEIRDSFSPDCFPVFGDATQVNQILINLVNNAVYALPISGGRIDIELSNTVIDHMTGFSKNELAPGKYVRLLVRDNGSGMDKEILEKIFEPYFTTKDVNEGSGLGLSVVHGIVENHNGSITCDSKKGQGTTFTILIPAHDGPVETESKQKNTLPGRGESILYIDDEPSIAKLGKRHLQALGYEAFSITNPVEALDMVKSEPNRFDLIISDMAMPKMPGDQLIAEILIIKPDMPTIICTGYSSRISETEAAKMGVKAFLMKPLNKTELAKKVRQVLDDSIENEK